Proteins co-encoded in one Papaver somniferum cultivar HN1 chromosome 5, ASM357369v1, whole genome shotgun sequence genomic window:
- the LOC113278460 gene encoding WAT1-related protein At5g47470-like — MLGSTTTPATNKFFHESVLIVGLIGVQIVYSVYSVIMSNLMALGLSPLFLVIYCSFATSLFLFPLCVYFERSKWPKEFSTKLLGQLLLISFGGVTLFQSLLLVGVKKTSPAIACAMPNLAPGIIFVIAWALRFEKVNLSCMYSKVKILGTCICVIGAITMSIFYAPGATSESTSPNDEINEEVKLVGIICLMTAILVLSCVVVLQAATLGDFPAPMTLCAITSFAGAILTAVVKMVEERGLVTANNIVRTGDLVGYAILGGIVSGACTSFNAWAMKRKGPVYVSTFNPIGTVSSVILSALTLGDSVSLGSVCGMFMMFTGLYFVLWAKKKENVVGSDDVSVLPKSYESEKPLLC, encoded by the exons ATGTTAGGATCAACAACAACGCCAGCAACAAATAAATTCTTCCATGAATCGGTGTTGATTGTTGGATTAATCGGTGTTCAAATCGTCTATTCTGTATACTCAGTGATCATGAGCAATCTAATGGCACTTGGTCTCTCCCCTCTCTTCCTCGTCATTTATTGCAGTTTTGCAACCTCTTTATTCTTATTCCCTCTCTGCGTATATTTCGAAAG GAGCAAGTGGCCCAAAGAATTCAGCACCAAATTGTTGGGACAACTGCTGTTGATTTCATTTGGAGG GGTAACTTTGTTCCAGTCCCTACTATTAGTTGGAGTTAAGAAAACTTCTCCAGCAATCGCTTGTGCCATGCCCAATCTAGCTCCAGGGATCATCTTTGTCATTGCTTGGGCACTCAG GTTTGAAAAGGTGAATCTTAGTTGCATGTATAGTAAAGTTAAGATCTTGGGGACTTGCATTTGTGTTATTGGAGCAATTACAATGAGCATTTTCTACGCGCCTGGAGCAACCTCAGAGAGCACCAGTCCGAACGATGAAATCAACGAGGAAGTCAAGCTTGTTGGTATCATATGTCTCATGACAGCAATCCTTGTCTTGTCATGTGTTGTTGTCTTACAG GCTGCAACTTTGGGTGATTTCCCTGCACCTATGACTCTCTGTGCCATAACTTCTTTCGCTGGTGCTATTCTAACAGCAGTAGTAAAGATGGTTGAAGAACGAGGATTAGTCACAGCCAATAATATTGTGCGCACCGGGGATCTTGTTGGGTATGCTATACTG GGAGGTATTGTAAGTGGAGCTTGTACGAGTTTTAATGCATGGGCAATGAAGAGAAAAGGGCCAGTATATGTGTCTACATTCAACCCCATCGGAACTGTCTCTTCTGTCATCCTCTCTGCTCTGACCTTAGGGGACTCTGTCAGTCTAGGAAG CGTGTGCGGTATGTTCATGATGTTCACTGGCCTGTACTTTGTGTTATGGGctaagaagaaagaaaatgtcGTGGGCAGTGATGATGTATCAGTATTACCAAAAAGTTACGAATCAGAAAAACCACTCTTATGCTAG